TCATTCCTGCATGATGTACGCCAATCAGCTTTCCGTACTTGTTGAACACCGGCGATCCACTGGCTCCACTAATAGTAGCAGCATTGTAGCTGAAATCAAACTCGCTATCTTGACGGGTGATGTCACCACCTTGGCCGTATACTTGTATACCTTTTTCATTGTTGCCTTCCTGAAATGCCATTCCTTTGGGGAAGCCTATCGTGTAAACATGTTCACCCACCTTGACGGCTTCATCAGAAATGTCGATAGATTCATTCATATTTATGTATATACAGTCACTTGTTGGAAGGCGCTTCGAGATGGTTTGTATCAAAGCAACATCTTTGTTGGGATCATTCCCTGCAGATAGGACATTGCATTTGATAGCATTGTCAAGATCAAAAGCGTCCCCTTGGGGTATTAGTGCGATATAGTCAAGTTGGCCTTCCACTTTCATCTGTGAGATATAAGCTGATAAACCTATGGGTATCTGGTTGGAAACCAAAAACTCGGCAAATTTACTGAGCTTGTATGTCAGTTCGCTCTTGTATTCTTGCACCAGATTGGCTTCATCGCCGAAAAGCCACGGCTTTACCACATGGAGGTTAGTAATCAGTTGTCCGTTCTCTGAGATAAAAAAACCTGTTGCAGAATAGAAACCGATATTTCCATTCTTGTTGAAGAAATCAGCAATTTCTTTTGATGAAGCCCCACTTGCATTTAAGAAAGGCTTAACTTTACCAGATTTAGAGTCACGGCCTAAGATGACTTTAGATGGAAAATAGTATCCCTGATTGATAAGCCCTAGCTTTTGTGAGATGGAGTTCAGAACGTTTAAATCCAAATCACCGACAGAGACATTATAGTGATAGACGCCAACAAGCATCACAACAGAACGGTTATATTTTTCATACAGTTCTCCATCGGTGTAAGTTTTTCGACCATTGAATAGTTCCCAAAGACCAAATCCTACGCCGCATAGTATGAGAACGGAGGCAGCTGCCATTAGTATGGTCTTCCAAACTTCACTGGGCCACTGGATGGGAGTTGTCTTCAGGTTTACAGGTACCCCACCACATGCTACAGCACTACTTTTCTTAATGCGGTATGGGTTATTAGGCTGAATCTTTTTTCCATCTACAGTAGTGCCATTCTTCGAGTGGTCAACGATGTACACCTTGCCGTCCTTGCCCACCTTGATAGTTGCATGATATCGGCTGACAGTGGAGCCGGATATTTGAATGTCATTGTTGAAATGGGTGCCTATGCCATATATTGCTCTATAGGCAGAGTTATCCTCCGGCATTGGTACCTGACTCCACTGTAGCTCCACGTCACCAAAACGAATTGCATCACCTCGGCGGATATTTACAGGCGATCCAGGCTTTATGGCCTGATTCTGCACGAAGGTGCCGTTGCGGCTTCCCTTGTCTTCCAACAGGATGTCACCACTGTTCATAAGTGTAATCTCTGCATGCAGTGAACTAACCTTTGCGCTGTTGATAACGATATCGCATGCGACGTCGCGTCCTATTTTCAATAGTCTCATAGTCTAATAGGCTTTTAGGTTATTATTATAATAAGGTGTTAACCTCTGATGCGCTTACGCTGTACAGAGTCTTTTGCCTCGTTCTTCTTGTTGTCTTTTTTGTTATCTTTGACACCATTCTTTTTGCCGTTTTTGCCATTATTCTCATTGGTAGGGACTTTCTTCTGTTTTGCATTTTTTAGTGAGTCCTGCACGTGTTTCTTGATAGAGTCGTTCTTTTGCTTCTCTTCCTCTTCCACTTTCTTTTTGTTCGCCAATGAGTCTGTCTGCACAGTGTTTGCATTGGGGTTCGGCGTTGGTTCGTTCGGTGTGCTGTTGAGAAACCATATGCTGCCACCGATGACAATAAGTGCAACGAGAGCGATAATACTCCACTTGATGATCATGCCACCGGTGTTTGGCACCAGGCTCCAGTCGAGGCGTGCCACATGTGCAAACGATACATTGTCCTTGCGTGTGACAGGCACAGGCACATTCTGTGCAATGCGTATGCCGTTGACATAAGTACCATTGTGGCTAAGATCAACGATGGTCATTTTTCCAGTAGGTGACACGTTCAGTGTGGCGTGCCTGCGGCTGATGACATCAGAGTTATCGTTTATAACAATGTCACAGCCAACTTCTCTTCCGATAGAATAAACTTTCATTTTTTATCTTTTTTAGTTATTTTCTCCAATGAGTCAACTCGATTTTTTAACTTCTCAATGGTTGTGTCTTTTTGTATTATTGATTCCTTAGACACTATGCTGTCTGTTGGTTGACATGCGGGCTGCTTAGAGTCGCTGAATGCCTGAATAAGATTGAAGGCGATGCTGATAGCCAACAGTGCTATCAGCGCGAACAGCATGTTTCTTGTGGTACTTGACATGGGCTGTTTCTTTTTTGAATTTACTTTTGGTTCAATAATTGCTAAAGTGAGGTTGTCGTGATTGCCGCCGCTTGAGCGTCCTATGTTATCCACCAGAGTGGCAATATCGTCAAGAACGGCACCCATAGATGACTTCCTGTTGCCAATCATTTTCACCAGTTCCTGTTCTGGCATACTGCCGTGTATACCATCTGTACATAGGGCAAAACGGTCGCCCTTCTCATAACTAACCTCCATAACATCAACCTGAACGTCGGGTTTAATGCCCAGTGCTCGTGTAATGATGTTCGACTGTGCTGAGAGACGAGCCTGTTCCTCAGTGATAACGTTCTGTTTTACAAGGTCAAAGACCATAGAGTGGTCGAACGTTCTAAACACTTTGTGCTTACCTCTTATCTGGTATATACGGCTGTCTCCCACATGTGCTACGTAGGCAGATTCTTGTGTCAATAGTAGTACTGTGGCTGTAGATCCCATACCTTGTAAGGCTGGCTCCTGTCTTCCTGCCTCTAAAATGGCCATATTGGCTCGGCGGATTGCCTTGATAAGCACATTGGCAGTCTCTTCTTCTTCACCGGCTTCTTCAACGCCAGTGATAATTTCCCTTACTGCAATGGTTGATGCTGTTTTTCCACCAGGACCGCCCCCCATACCGTCACAGACGGTGACGAGAAATCCAAGTTTCGTCTGGCGCGCACCATAAGAGTCCTGGTTTTCTGGCCGACCTCCGATTCGCGACTCGGCAAATCCTACGAAGAAATCGTCATCGCTCTGGTGTAACTTGTTTAATTCCATGATTCTGTAAGCTTCAGATTAACAAATGTATGATGCCTAAGATAGCCGTCATGACACAAACCATGATGACATAGAACGCTACTTGATGTTCCTCTATCCATTCTGAGAGTTGCTCCTTGAGTGAAGGGTCGGGAAGTAGTGAGTCCTGAATTGCCTGCTTAAACTCAAGGGCTGTCTGAAAGCGCTTCGTTTGTTCTTTTTCAGTAGCTTTCCATATGACCTTCATAAGTTTGTGAGGAATCTTGTCCGATGCTGGTAGCGACTCTTTCATCTGTTTGGTCAGTGTCTCTGCCTCCGACTTGCACGACATGGGGTTTGTACCTGTTAGCAGTTCGTAGAATGTGATGCCCAATTCGTAAATGTCTGTCGTTGCATTAATCTGTACATTAGCACCATTCTGTTCGCGAAGCATCTGCTCGGGAGCGGAATATTCCGGTGTCCCTATAAACCCGAATGACGAGAACTTATTACCCCCATTCAGGCGTGCTATACCTAAATCCATCAGGCGCACGTTAGAACCATTCTCAATCATTATGTTTGAGGGCTTTACATCGCGGTGTATTACACCACGAGAGTGTACATAGTCGAGGGCATCAAGTACGGCGCATATGGCAGAGCATAGTTTTTCTACTCGTTGTGGAGAGTTGTCGAAACTCTTGGCGTAGGTGTCTATATTCTCTCCCTGCACAAAATGACTCAAGATGAATATCGGCCCATGATCGGGAGCGTATTCACAATAACCTACCATCTCCACCAAGTTTGGATGGCGGAAAGCCAGCGAGGCCTCCTGTTTTGCACGCTCGCGAATCATTCTGTTGTTAGAAAAGGCTTCCTTGACTTTTTTGATAGCCACGGGTGCGCCATTTTTACAACGGAACCCTTTGTACACATCACCCATCGCACCGCTCCCCAAAGGTCTAGCTTTTGGATTATAGCAGTACCATTCGCCCATAACGAAGAGGTATATATACGGGTCGTCGGGTCGTTGATAGACTGTCTGCATATTCGTGTCGGATGGATATTTGCCCTTACCTTACATTCCCACGGTTCCTCCTTTGTCATTAAAGCCGCTTCCATCAAAGCCAACGGTTGCGTTGTTGTTGCCGAAATGTGGCGGCGTCGGACCATCGAAGGGGGAGAAATCGTCACCGGGACGAGTGTAGCCGTCGTGAATATTGTTATTTGGGTTGGGGCGCGCTTCTGTTGTGATGAATCCCTCTTTAACAGAAAGACCAAGCTCTGCTGGGTCAATCAGGATGAACAGACATTCGTAGTTGTCACCGAACGTTATTATGTCTCCGTTTTTACACTCCTCTGCTGAGAAGCCAAGGCTTCTATCGTTAATCATGGTGCCGTTAGTGGAGCGTGCATCACTTATTGAAGCAATCACCTTGTCAGGATTTTTCATCTTGCGTATGACAATCACCGCATGTTCAGACGAAACAGTCCCTTCCGATAATATTACGTCGCAAGATGGCTTTTGTCCAATAGTGTTTTGTCCGATGTGAAGAGGCCAATATTCTCCGGCTGCTGTGCGTGATACTGAATAAAGAAATCCAACCACGGGCTTTCCTGTGGCCTGTTGACGACGCTGCTGCTGGGGTTGCTGCGAACCGCCTCTGCCATGCTGAGCGTCTCCATAGTTCTGATCTCCAATGTTGTCTGACATTCCAGGGACAACAGTTCCATGGGATGAACTGCCCCAGCCGTCACGTGAATATGGACTGAAACTCTGATTAGAGTAATCTGTGTCTGCTGTTTCCAAACCTTGGATGACTGTCTTGTTCTGTGACATAATAGATTGTTTTATGCCTCTTGAACTCCCGAAATTCAGCGGTTAGTATTAAGGTTAGTGCCATTGGAAATAAAAAAGGCATGGGAGTTTCCTACTTCAGCCCATCCCTGACCTCAGGCCTTCGCATTGCCCCCTTCCAAGGATAAGCAACGCAGTTAGCCCACGCCAAGTGGTTATACTCATCAGTATTCCCAGCACCTGAAAGCGCTGTAGAATAAGGGTATAATACACCCACGTAGACGCTTCGTTGCATTATCTCTGTGAAAGGTTTCTAAGTTGCGAAGTTAGAGGCCACAGAATGATAACGTTCGTAAACGCCTTTCGAGACCTTGACCAAGCAGATCTTGGTCTCATTTCCTCAAAGTTTTATGACCAGTCCGCTCTTGAAAGACTGACTAAGTCAAACGCAAAGGTATAAATAAAAATTGTTCTTGCAAAAAAAAAGGTCATAAAATCTTAAAAAATAATACTATTCGGAAAAAAATTGATTGTTTTTCGTTTTATACATTGCTTAAATGGCATTGTTTTTAGTTCCTTCCAGGTGACAAAAACATTTGTGGAGAGCCTTTGATGAGGCCCTCCACAAATATTTTTTGACAATTTTCTTATTTCTTTATGCGTCTGCAAACTGACGTCCGTCGGCGAGCGTCACTTGCAGCTTTGTGTATTCCGAGTGGAAGTCGTTCTTCAGTCGGTCGAGATAGCGGCGGCACTCCCAGTGACACATAGGCAGGTCGTGTAACAGATAGTTGCCGCAAGTCTCTGGCGTGGTGGCAGGCACCTCGTTCTGAGTGAGGATCCACTCTAAGCACTCTATGGTGAGCTGACGCATATCCTCAGCGCTGTAGTCGCCTGTCATGATGATATACATGCCGGTGAGACAGCCCATCGGACCTACATATACCACATCCTCCTTTACCTGAGAGTTGCGGAACCATGTTGCCATGAGGTGCTCAATGCTGTGCATGGCAGCAGGAGCAACAGCAGGCTCCTTGTTGGGCTCGGTGATACGCAGGTCGAACGTGGTAAAACCTTTGTCAACGCGCGATACATAGATGCCCGGCTTCAGGTGCGTGTGGTCAATCGTAAAGCTTTGTATTACTTCCATGGCTTATGCTCTGTTAGCTTTCTTACGCTGGTCGTGGTCAAGGATAATCTTACGCATGCGCATAGACTTCGGTGTTACCTCTACGAGCTCGTCTTCCTTGATATACTCCAGACATTCTTCGAGCGACATAACTGTCTTTGGAATGATGCGGGCCTTATCGTCGGTACCTGAAGCACGCACGTTAGTGAGCTGCTTTGCCTTGCACACGTTGATGACAAGGTCGTTGTCGTGGACATGCTCGCCTACTACCTCGCCCATATACACGTCTTCGCCTGGATCGATGAAGAACTTACCGCGATCCTGCAGCTTGTCAATGGCATAGGCGTATGAGTTACCGGTCTCCAGAGCAATCATAGAACCGTTGACACGGCGCTCTATCTCTCCCTTGTAAGGCTGATACTCCTTGAAGCGGTGAGCCATGATGGCTTCGCCCTGTGATGCTGTGAGCACGTTGGTACGAAGACCGATGATGCCACGTGAAGGAATTATAAACTCAATGTTTGTACGCTCGCCCTGACTCTCCATTGATGTCATCTCGCCCTTACGGCGTGTCACCATGTCAATCATCTTTGAAGCGAACTCCTCAGGCACGTTGATGGTGAGCTCTTCAACAGGTTCGTGCTTCACTCCGTCAATCTCCTTATAGATAACCTGTGGCTGGCCAACCTGAAGCTCATAGCCCTCGCGGCGCATTGTCTCGATGAGCACAGAGAGGTGGAGCACACCGCGTCCTGATACAATCCACTTGTCGGTAGAGTCCTCGAAAGGCTCCACGCGCAGGGCGAGGTTCTTCTCAAGCTCCTTCTCCAGACGGTCGTTGATGTGACGTGAGGTAACGAACTTACCCTCCTTACCGAAGAAAGGTGAGTCGTTGATCATGAAGAGCATCGACATTGTGGGCTCATCGATAGCGATGGGGTCCAGAGGCTCCGGATTGTCTATGTCGCAGATAGAGTCGCCTATCTCAAACTTCTCCAGGCCTATTACTGCGCAGATGTCGCCACAGTCCACCTTGTCAACGTGCTGGTGTCCCATGCCGTCGAAGGTGTGCAGCTCCTTTATCTTTGTCCTCTCCTTTGTGCCGTCGCGATGGCATATTGTAACCTGCATGCCGTCTGTCAGCTGACCGCGGTGTACGCGTCCCACTGCTATACGACCTGTGTAGCTTGAGTAGTCAAGCGAGGTGATGAGCATCTGAGGAGTACCTTCCAACTGTGTAGGAGCGGGTATCACCTCTACAATCTTGTCAAGAAGATATGTTATGTCGGTTGTCGGCTTGTTGAAGTCTTCGCTCATCCAGCCGTTCTTTGCTGAACCATAGACTACAGGGAAGTCGAGCTGGTCCTCAGTAGCGTTCAGTGAGCACATGAGGTCAAACACCATCTCATACACCTCTTCCGGGCGACAGTTGGGTTTGTCCACCTTGTTTACAACTACGATGGGCTTCAGACCAATCTCCAGGGCTTTCTGCAGCACAAAGCGTGTCTGTGGCATAGGACCTTCGAAGGCGTCAACGAGCAGCAGACAGCCGTCGGCCATGTTGAGCACGCGCTCCACCTCGCCGCCGAAGTCAGAGTGTCCTGGAGTGTCAATAATATTGATTTTTGTTCCTTTCCAGTTTATTGATACGTTCTTTGAAAGGATGGTGATACCTCTTTCGCGTTCGAGGTCGTTAGCGTCAAGTACTTGATTGCTGAGGTTCTGTCCCTCACGGAAGAGATTGCCTGCCAGCATCATTTTGTCCACGAGTGTCGTCTTACCGTGGTCCACGTGTGCGATAATCGCAATGTTTCTAATATCCTGCATGTATTTTACGTAAAAATCAATAGAAACCCCGCTCTCTGTGTGAGAACGGGGCTTTCGTCTTTGTTTCTCTTCCGATATTACTTACGCAGACCGAGAGCCTTGATGATGGCACGGTAGCGGTTGATGTCGGTGTTGTAGAGGTACTTC
This region of Prevotella sp. E13-27 genomic DNA includes:
- a CDS encoding FHA domain-containing protein, which codes for MSQNKTVIQGLETADTDYSNQSFSPYSRDGWGSSSHGTVVPGMSDNIGDQNYGDAQHGRGGSQQPQQQRRQQATGKPVVGFLYSVSRTAAGEYWPLHIGQNTIGQKPSCDVILSEGTVSSEHAVIVIRKMKNPDKVIASISDARSTNGTMINDRSLGFSAEECKNGDIITFGDNYECLFILIDPAELGLSVKEGFITTEARPNPNNNIHDGYTRPGDDFSPFDGPTPPHFGNNNATVGFDGSGFNDKGGTVGM
- the typA gene encoding translational GTPase TypA, coding for MQDIRNIAIIAHVDHGKTTLVDKMMLAGNLFREGQNLSNQVLDANDLERERGITILSKNVSINWKGTKINIIDTPGHSDFGGEVERVLNMADGCLLLVDAFEGPMPQTRFVLQKALEIGLKPIVVVNKVDKPNCRPEEVYEMVFDLMCSLNATEDQLDFPVVYGSAKNGWMSEDFNKPTTDITYLLDKIVEVIPAPTQLEGTPQMLITSLDYSSYTGRIAVGRVHRGQLTDGMQVTICHRDGTKERTKIKELHTFDGMGHQHVDKVDCGDICAVIGLEKFEIGDSICDIDNPEPLDPIAIDEPTMSMLFMINDSPFFGKEGKFVTSRHINDRLEKELEKNLALRVEPFEDSTDKWIVSGRGVLHLSVLIETMRREGYELQVGQPQVIYKEIDGVKHEPVEELTINVPEEFASKMIDMVTRRKGEMTSMESQGERTNIEFIIPSRGIIGLRTNVLTASQGEAIMAHRFKEYQPYKGEIERRVNGSMIALETGNSYAYAIDKLQDRGKFFIDPGEDVYMGEVVGEHVHDNDLVINVCKAKQLTNVRASGTDDKARIIPKTVMSLEECLEYIKEDELVEVTPKSMRMRKIILDHDQRKKANRA
- a CDS encoding PP2C family protein-serine/threonine phosphatase, giving the protein MELNKLHQSDDDFFVGFAESRIGGRPENQDSYGARQTKLGFLVTVCDGMGGGPGGKTASTIAVREIITGVEEAGEEEETANVLIKAIRRANMAILEAGRQEPALQGMGSTATVLLLTQESAYVAHVGDSRIYQIRGKHKVFRTFDHSMVFDLVKQNVITEEQARLSAQSNIITRALGIKPDVQVDVMEVSYEKGDRFALCTDGIHGSMPEQELVKMIGNRKSSMGAVLDDIATLVDNIGRSSGGNHDNLTLAIIEPKVNSKKKQPMSSTTRNMLFALIALLAISIAFNLIQAFSDSKQPACQPTDSIVSKESIIQKDTTIEKLKNRVDSLEKITKKDKK
- a CDS encoding FHA domain-containing protein translates to MKVYSIGREVGCDIVINDNSDVISRRHATLNVSPTGKMTIVDLSHNGTYVNGIRIAQNVPVPVTRKDNVSFAHVARLDWSLVPNTGGMIIKWSIIALVALIVIGGSIWFLNSTPNEPTPNPNANTVQTDSLANKKKVEEEEKQKNDSIKKHVQDSLKNAKQKKVPTNENNGKNGKKNGVKDNKKDNKKNEAKDSVQRKRIRG
- a CDS encoding S-ribosylhomocysteine lyase, whose protein sequence is MEVIQSFTIDHTHLKPGIYVSRVDKGFTTFDLRITEPNKEPAVAPAAMHSIEHLMATWFRNSQVKEDVVYVGPMGCLTGMYIIMTGDYSAEDMRQLTIECLEWILTQNEVPATTPETCGNYLLHDLPMCHWECRRYLDRLKNDFHSEYTKLQVTLADGRQFADA
- a CDS encoding serine/threonine-protein kinase — encoded protein: MQTVYQRPDDPYIYLFVMGEWYCYNPKARPLGSGAMGDVYKGFRCKNGAPVAIKKVKEAFSNNRMIRERAKQEASLAFRHPNLVEMVGYCEYAPDHGPIFILSHFVQGENIDTYAKSFDNSPQRVEKLCSAICAVLDALDYVHSRGVIHRDVKPSNIMIENGSNVRLMDLGIARLNGGNKFSSFGFIGTPEYSAPEQMLREQNGANVQINATTDIYELGITFYELLTGTNPMSCKSEAETLTKQMKESLPASDKIPHKLMKVIWKATEKEQTKRFQTALEFKQAIQDSLLPDPSLKEQLSEWIEEHQVAFYVIMVCVMTAILGIIHLLI
- a CDS encoding FHA domain-containing protein, with product MRLLKIGRDVACDIVINSAKVSSLHAEITLMNSGDILLEDKGSRNGTFVQNQAIKPGSPVNIRRGDAIRFGDVELQWSQVPMPEDNSAYRAIYGIGTHFNNDIQISGSTVSRYHATIKVGKDGKVYIVDHSKNGTTVDGKKIQPNNPYRIKKSSAVACGGVPVNLKTTPIQWPSEVWKTILMAAASVLILCGVGFGLWELFNGRKTYTDGELYEKYNRSVVMLVGVYHYNVSVGDLDLNVLNSISQKLGLINQGYYFPSKVILGRDSKSGKVKPFLNASGASSKEIADFFNKNGNIGFYSATGFFISENGQLITNLHVVKPWLFGDEANLVQEYKSELTYKLSKFAEFLVSNQIPIGLSAYISQMKVEGQLDYIALIPQGDAFDLDNAIKCNVLSAGNDPNKDVALIQTISKRLPTSDCIYINMNESIDISDEAVKVGEHVYTIGFPKGMAFQEGNNEKGIQVYGQGGDITRQDSEFDFSYNAATISGASGSPVFNKYGKLIGVHHAGMSAALTQGYNFGIKAKYVKELINSPHKVE